A single genomic interval of Amycolatopsis albispora harbors:
- a CDS encoding dihydrodipicolinate synthase family protein: MSTKADLGGVVVATALPYREDAQAPAGLAVDYDRYAEHCRWLIDNGCHGIGPNGSLGEYSSLTDEERRRVAQTAIEAVGNDGKVVVGVHGVGSHQAKHWAELAAEDGAHGVLCLPPTMYRANRGEVVAHFEAVASVGLPVMVYNNPHDTKVDLTPDLLGELAGIEHITAVKEFSGDVRRVLEIKEHAPDLAVISGADDVALEMLLMGSTGWFAGFPNVFPAESVELYELAVRGELTRARARYEPLVAAFRWDSRTEFVQAIKLGMDLAGRYGGPCRPPRGPLVPAHDERVRADLARAMDALARRS, encoded by the coding sequence TTGAGCACCAAGGCCGATCTGGGCGGCGTTGTGGTGGCGACCGCGCTGCCGTACCGGGAAGACGCACAAGCACCAGCCGGACTCGCGGTGGACTACGACCGCTACGCCGAGCACTGCCGCTGGCTGATCGACAACGGCTGCCACGGCATCGGGCCGAACGGCTCGCTCGGCGAGTATTCCTCGCTCACCGACGAAGAACGCCGCCGCGTGGCGCAGACCGCCATCGAGGCCGTCGGCAATGACGGCAAGGTGGTGGTCGGCGTGCACGGTGTCGGCTCGCACCAGGCGAAGCACTGGGCCGAACTCGCCGCCGAGGACGGCGCACACGGGGTGCTGTGCCTGCCGCCGACGATGTACCGGGCCAACCGAGGCGAGGTCGTGGCGCACTTCGAAGCGGTGGCTTCGGTGGGCCTGCCGGTGATGGTCTACAACAACCCGCACGACACCAAGGTCGATCTCACCCCCGACCTGCTCGGCGAACTGGCTGGCATCGAGCACATCACCGCGGTCAAGGAGTTCTCCGGAGACGTGCGGCGGGTGCTGGAGATCAAGGAGCACGCGCCGGACCTGGCGGTGATCAGCGGGGCCGACGACGTCGCGCTGGAGATGCTGCTGATGGGCTCCACCGGCTGGTTCGCCGGGTTCCCGAACGTGTTCCCCGCCGAGTCGGTCGAGCTGTACGAACTGGCCGTCCGCGGCGAGCTGACGCGCGCCCGCGCGCGGTACGAACCGCTGGTGGCCGCGTTCCGCTGGGACTCGCGCACCGAGTTCGTCCAGGCGATCAAGCTGGGCATGGACCTGGCCGGCCGGTACGGCGGCCCGTGCCGGCCACCACGCGGGCCGCTGGTCCCGGCACACGACGAACGGGTGCGGGCCGACCTGGCGCGCGCGATGGACGCGCTGGCGAGGCGGTCCTGA
- a CDS encoding proline racemase family protein yields the protein MRSIRTLTAVDSHTEGMPTRVITGGVAPIPGDTMAARRRHFIDHLDDLRRFLVDEPRGHPAMSGAILQPPARPDADWGVLYVEVSGVLPMCGHGTIGVATVLVETGMVPVTEPETVVRLDTPAGLVHARVEVRDGVAQRVTLRNVDSFAVELDAVADVPGIGEVRYDLAYGGNFYAIVDLASIGLPFDRARKNDILDAGLRIMAAVNERNRPRHPVDEHIGGCKHVQFLAPGSDARHSRNAMAIHPGWFDRSPCGTGTSARMAQLHARGELPPHTEFVNESFIGTRFTGRLLGTTEVGGVAAVVPEFSGRAWITGTANYLLDPRDPFPTGFVL from the coding sequence ATGCGCTCGATCCGGACGCTGACCGCGGTCGACTCGCACACCGAGGGCATGCCGACCCGGGTGATCACCGGGGGAGTGGCGCCGATCCCGGGTGACACCATGGCCGCGCGCCGCCGCCACTTCATCGACCACCTCGACGACCTCCGGCGGTTCCTGGTCGACGAGCCACGCGGGCACCCGGCGATGAGCGGGGCGATCCTGCAGCCGCCGGCCCGGCCCGACGCCGACTGGGGCGTGCTCTACGTCGAGGTCAGCGGGGTGCTGCCGATGTGCGGGCACGGCACCATCGGGGTGGCCACCGTGCTGGTGGAGACCGGCATGGTGCCGGTGACCGAGCCGGAAACCGTGGTGCGGCTGGACACCCCGGCCGGGCTGGTGCACGCCAGGGTCGAGGTGCGCGACGGCGTGGCCCAGCGCGTGACGCTGCGCAACGTCGACTCGTTCGCCGTCGAACTCGACGCGGTCGCCGACGTGCCGGGCATCGGCGAGGTCCGGTACGACCTGGCCTACGGCGGCAACTTCTACGCCATCGTGGACCTGGCGAGCATCGGCCTGCCGTTCGACCGGGCACGCAAGAACGACATTCTCGACGCCGGGCTGCGCATCATGGCCGCGGTCAACGAGCGGAACCGGCCGCGGCACCCGGTAGACGAGCACATCGGCGGCTGCAAGCACGTGCAGTTCCTCGCCCCCGGCTCGGACGCGCGGCACTCACGCAACGCCATGGCCATCCACCCCGGCTGGTTCGACCGGTCGCCGTGCGGCACCGGCACGTCGGCCAGGATGGCGCAGCTGCACGCCCGCGGTGAGCTGCCGCCGCACACCGAGTTCGTCAACGAATCGTTCATCGGCACCAGGTTCACCGGGCGGCTGCTCGGCACCACCGAGGTCGGCGGGGTGGCGGCGGTGGTGCCCGAGTTCTCCGGCCGCGCCTGGATCACCGGCACCGCGAACTACCTGCTCGACCCGCGCGACCCGTTCCCCACCGGGTTCGTGCTCTGA
- a CDS encoding TetR/AcrR family transcriptional regulator, translating into MSTVRPPRQDRAAATRARVIEAAYACLLEGGYAATTVGAVQQRAGVARGTLLHHFPTRAALMAAVVDDIADRRVQVLDADPPAEGGWDGVVDLVWRDLQSPAFAAALELWVASRTDPELRAALAPVQRRVFDSARRAIITHVGDRDPRVPTLAQFTIDLLTGTAMSRVVDPDADVAVVVERWKRTLATLTGQSTNPVGNGSRGSSR; encoded by the coding sequence GTGTCCACAGTGCGCCCACCACGGCAGGACCGCGCGGCGGCCACCCGCGCCAGGGTGATCGAAGCGGCGTACGCCTGCCTGCTGGAAGGCGGCTACGCGGCCACCACGGTCGGCGCCGTGCAGCAGCGGGCGGGCGTGGCCCGCGGCACGCTGCTGCACCACTTCCCCACCCGCGCGGCGCTGATGGCCGCGGTGGTCGACGACATCGCGGACCGCCGCGTCCAGGTGCTCGACGCCGACCCGCCGGCGGAAGGCGGCTGGGACGGCGTGGTCGACCTGGTCTGGCGCGACCTGCAGAGCCCGGCGTTCGCCGCGGCGCTCGAGCTGTGGGTCGCCTCGCGCACCGATCCCGAGCTGCGGGCCGCGCTCGCCCCGGTGCAGCGGCGCGTGTTCGACTCCGCGCGACGCGCCATCATCACCCATGTCGGTGACCGCGATCCCCGCGTCCCGACGCTCGCGCAGTTCACCATCGACCTGCTCACCGGCACCGCGATGAGCCGCGTGGTCGATCCGGACGCGGACGTCGCGGTGGTGGTCGAGCGGTGGAAGCGGACGCTGGCCACGCTGACCGGTCAGAGCACGAACCCGGTGGGGAACGGGTCGCGCGGGTCGAGCAGGTAG